GCATGCAGCACCACCGTTCCGCCAACGTGCGCGGCGCGGGCAATCGGAGGATAGACCGGCGTGGTCTTCGTAATAATCTGGCCGGCCATGACACCACCCGAGATCCGGGTCGGTCCCTTCGGCTTGGGCGGCTCAACATTGATCTTCGGACCTGTACCAGCGCCTCCGGGCATGCCGCCCAGAATGCCACCGGCAGCTCCACCCGACATCCCGCTCATACCCGCGACACCACCGGTCGAGGGCGGCGGAGGCGCCTCTTCCTTGATCATCTTGATGTCCTTCGGGATCTTCGTTGGCGCGTGCAGGCCCTGGTCGATCTCCGACACAATCTTGATCGGCTTAATCGCCGCTGGTGGCGGCGGAGGCGGTGGTGGAGGCGGCGGAGGGGGCGGGGCCGTCAGCGACGCTGTCAACGCACCATGCGGCAGCGCCTCAGGATATAGAAGAGGAATCAAGATCATCGTCGCTAGAATGGCGGCATTGATTCCAAACGTAAGGATCATCCACCATTTGGATTTGGTCTTGATCCTCCCGCCGGATTCCATCATTGCATCTTCAAACATAGGGACCTCCTCCCACGCGGGAGAGCTACCGGCGTTAGACACCGCAGCAGGCTGAATTGTTCCCGAATCGGACAGGGCCGCAAATTATTGCTCGATCCGGCCCACATCCTGTGCGTGGTGTCGAAGAGCATAGCAGGATTTTCACAGGTCCGGCTACTGTCAGACAGCCCGTCAATCCCTCTTCCCCGCCATGTGTCGTATCCCCAACAAAATCTGCTCCAACTCAGTGCACTCTGCTGTCCCAAAGAGCAAGGGCGCCGCAAACCGCCGGCGCCCCAAAAACTCCCAATTCTCGGTTCCCTGTCCTAGCGCCGTACTCCCTTGGCCGCCGGCAACGTCGCCTTCCTGGTCACGGTCTTCCCGCTCTTCGATCTCCAGTCCTGGTAGGCCACCAGCATCGGCGCCGCCACGGCAATCGATGAGTACGTTCCGATCAAAATGCCGACCACCAGTGCAAACGAGAATCCGTGCAACACCTCGCCGCCGAACAGGAACAGGCTCAACACTGTCAGGAATGTCAGTCCCGAGGTCAGCACCGTCCGGCTCAGCGTCTGGTTGATCGAGCGGTTCACCACGTCCGCCAGCTTCTCGCGGCGGTTCATCGCCAGGTTTTCGCGGATACGGTCGAACACAACGATCGTGTCATTCATCGAGTAACCGATCAGCGTCAGGATCGCTGCGATCACTGTCAGCGAGATCTCCTGGTTCGTCAGCGAGAACGCGCCCACCGTAATCAGCGTGTCGTGGAGACACGCAACCACCGCCGCGACACCATAGATCAGCTCAAACCGGAACCACAGGTAAACGAGCATCCCCAGCAGCGAGTAAAGCGTCGCCAGCCACGCCTGATGCTGCAGCTGCTTGCCCGCCGTCGGCCCGATGATGTCCACCTGCTGAATGGTGAAGCCGGAGTCGTGATAGTTCGCGGCCAGCGCGTTCTCGACTTCGCTGCGGCCCTGATCATGCGCCGCGTCCATTGCCGAGGTCAGCGGCAGCTTCACGATCACATCGTTCGTGCTGTGCCCTGCACCCGAGATGCGCTGAATCGCTGCATCGTGTATCCCCGCCTTGTCCATCGCCGCGCGAATATGGTCTTCGTTCGGCGTCGAATCAAAGCGCACACCGATCTGTGTGCCGCCCGTGAAGTCCACGCTCAGCGGCAGATGGTGCCAGAACGCCAGGCTCAGAACGCCCGCCACTGAAAAGATCAGCGAGAAGCCCAGGAAGTACCACTTCTTCCCCAGCCAGTCCATATTTACATCATGAAAAAATTCCACGTCGCTCTTATCCTTGCGCGGCATTAACTCGCCGCAGATCTAATCTCTAATTTCTGATCTCTGCTCTCTAAATCGACAACACGGCCGCGCGGCCGCGCTTCTCCAACAGCGCATCGAAGATCACGCGCGAGACAAACACAGCCGTAAACAGGTTCGCCAGCAGACCGAAGGTGAGCGTCACCGCAAATCCCTTCACTGGCCCGGTGCCGAAGATAAACAGAATCGCCGCCGAAACAATCGTCGTGATGTGCGTATCCAGAATCGTGATCCATGCATGGCCAAAACCGTCATGGACCGCCGCGGCAGACGTCTTGCCCGCGCGCAGCTCTTCACGAATCCTCTCGAAGATCAGTACGTTCGAGTCCACGCCCATACCGATGGTCAGAATCACACCCGCAATTCCCGGCAGCGTCAGCGTCGCGTGACTGAAGCCCATAAACCCTAGAAGGATCACGAGGTTCAGAATCAGCGCCAGGTCCGCGTTGATGCCCGCGCCCCGGTAATAAATCAGCATGAAGATCAGCACTGCGGCCATGCCCGCAATTGCCGACACCACACCCT
This genomic interval from Acidobacteriaceae bacterium contains the following:
- a CDS encoding TonB family protein: MFEDAMMESGGRIKTKSKWWMILTFGINAAILATMILIPLLYPEALPHGALTASLTAPPPPPPPPPPPPPPAAIKPIKIVSEIDQGLHAPTKIPKDIKMIKEEAPPPPSTGGVAGMSGMSGGAAGGILGGMPGGAGTGPKINVEPPKPKGPTRISGGVMAGQIITKTTPVYPPIARAAHVGGTVVLHAIIGKSGAIENLSVISGPPMLVGAATDAVRQWRYKPYLLNGEPTEVDTTITVNFNLNGG
- the secF gene encoding protein translocase subunit SecF codes for the protein MPRKDKSDVEFFHDVNMDWLGKKWYFLGFSLIFSVAGVLSLAFWHHLPLSVDFTGGTQIGVRFDSTPNEDHIRAAMDKAGIHDAAIQRISGAGHSTNDVIVKLPLTSAMDAAHDQGRSEVENALAANYHDSGFTIQQVDIIGPTAGKQLQHQAWLATLYSLLGMLVYLWFRFELIYGVAAVVACLHDTLITVGAFSLTNQEISLTVIAAILTLIGYSMNDTIVVFDRIRENLAMNRREKLADVVNRSINQTLSRTVLTSGLTFLTVLSLFLFGGEVLHGFSFALVVGILIGTYSSIAVAAPMLVAYQDWRSKSGKTVTRKATLPAAKGVRR